The Pristiophorus japonicus isolate sPriJap1 chromosome 3, sPriJap1.hap1, whole genome shotgun sequence genome has a segment encoding these proteins:
- the cutc gene encoding copper homeostasis protein cutC homolog isoform X2 — protein sequence MLTAKQRIPRRQDWISIGALMEVCADSLESAVNAERGGASRIELCSGLMEGGITASIGLLQVIKQYVRIPVFAMIRPRGGDFLYTDSEIEVMKADIKMAKANGVDGIVFGALREDGHINTEVCMDLIAESRPLPVTFHRAFDMVQDPITALECLISLGFERVLTSGCDSTALEGLPTIRRLVEQVMVQIYSEEGGWRRSSGNGKTSSLQQSMSPVLRGRTKPHLCLGQALENRPVQYLRHRPSITTAWQ from the exons ATGTTGACTGCCAAGCAGAGAATCCCACGCCGACAG GATTGGATATCAATAGGCGCTCTGATGGAGGTGTGTGCAGATTCATTGGAATCTGCTGTCAATGCCGAGAGGGGAG GGGCAAGTCGGATTGAACTGTGTTCCGGCCTAATGGAAGGAGGCATCACGGCCAGTATCG GTCTGCTGCAGGTGATTAAACAGTACGTGCGGATCCCGGTCTTTGCCATGATTCGCCCGCGAGGAGGGGACTTCCTGTACACCGACAGCGAGATCGAGGTAATGAAAGCCGACATCAAGATGGCCAAAGCCAACGGCGTGGACGGCATCGTGTTTGGGGCACTGAGAGAGGACGGACATATCAACACTGAAGTGTGCATGGATTTGATCG CTGAATCACGACCTTTGCCTGTAACCTTTCACAGAG CGTTTGATATGGTGCAGGATCCCATAACGGCCCTGGAGTGCCTCATCTCGTTGGGCTTTGAGCGGGTTCTCACCAGCGGATGCGACAGCACGGCTCTGGAGGGACTGCCGACAATCAGGCGCCTGGTAGAGCAG gtgatggtccaaatctactcggaagaaggtggatggagacgatccagtggaaatggaaagacctcttcactccagcaatcgatgtcgccCGTGCTCAGGGGCagaacaaaacctcacctttgcttgggccaggcactagagaacagaccagtgcagtacctgaggcacagaccgtccatcacgactgcgtggcaatga